Genomic window (Lewinellaceae bacterium):
TCCCAAAAGAGGCCGTAAGATAACCCCACAAATTCTGGAAAATGAAACCTACAGGGCAGCCAACGGAATAATATAACAAAAATAAACCGGATTTGGATTGGCCGCGTTCCATAAGAGCGTGTTGGGATTTTCATGCTGAAGTTGAAAATGAGCAAATTTTGCCTCAATCAAGGCCCGTACGGGCAGTCGGATGCGGGCAATCCGGCGAAAAATTTAACGCCGAGTGAGGGAAAATTTGCCATTTGCAGGCCAGCAATGGAATTCCCAACACGCTCTAAGGTGTATCCGGAAGCAGGCACGGCGCGTTGGGCGATCCCCTAAGAGCATGTTTGGAGGTGGTGCTTTGGAAGCGAAAATGGCAGATTTTGGGTTCTGATGAAGCTCATTTTCGAGCGCATAGCAGCGCTACGGGCGAGAAAATAGCTGAAATCAGGTTCCAAAAGTGGCCATTTGCAGCCCAAATGACTACCTCCAAACATGCTCTAAAACTACTTTCTTACTTTAAAATTTAGCTGGCTTGGGAGCGCGGGCCTCCAGGCCCGCCAGGGCAATTGCATTTGAATAAAACTGACCTCGAAGAGGTCATATATCTATAGAAAAGGAATGTTTGCCCCTTCGACCTCAAAGAGGTCGTACAAATGGACATAAGTACGACCTCTTTGAGGTCGAAAATTCTCATAATCGGTGAATTTCTATAGATATTTGACCCGCTTTGGGGTCAATAACATTTAAATGCGATTGCCCTGCCAGGCCCGCGAAGGCTGCCTCAGGCAGCCCTTAAAAGGCAGTTGTTTACTAAAAACCTGCTTCAAGCAGGTTTTCGCGGGCCTGGAGGCCCGCGCTCCTTTTAAAGTAACAAAGTAGTAATAAATAAATCTTAGATTTGCACCGCAAAAATGAAAATGAGCTATGAAAAGCTTTTCTTTTAACAACTCCTTCATTGCTGGGTTGATCGCTGCGGCCCTGCTGTCGTGCGCCGCCTGCGGCGGCGGCGGCGCCAATTCGGGAGCTGCTGGTGGCTCTTCCCGGCCCGATGGGGTTCTGACCATTTATACCTATCGCGCCCTGCCCGGGCAGGATTCCGTTTTTCAGCGGTTTGAGCAAAGGAGCGGCCTGAAGCTGGAAGTCGTGGAAATGCCGCCTTTTGAGTTGGCGGCCCGGCTGCGGAAAGAGGGGGCTGAGAGCCCCGCCGATATAGTGATCTTTCCGGAGGTGTCCATGGCGATCCGCGCCCGCCAGGAAGGCTTGTTGCAATCCTATAAACTGCCGGGCATCGACCAGTATTTCAAAGACGTGCTTGGCGATGAACAAGGATACTGGACCGGGCTGACCCGCATCGTGCCCGCCATTGCCTACAGCTACGAACGCCTGAACCCCGCCAACCTGAAAACCTGGGTAGACCTGGCGATGCCCCGTTTCCAGGGCAAGGTGCTGGCGCCTTCCTCGGAAGACCCCTATCTGCAATCGATTGTTGCCTCCTTCATCCTCCACAACGGAGATCAGGCGGCCCGCGCCTGGGCAACCGCTATGGTGCGCAACTTCGCCCGGGAGCCGCAGGGCAATACCATGGACCAATTGCGCGGCCTGGCCGCCGGAGTGGGCGACGTGGCCATTACCACCGCCAGCGACCTGGGCTACCTTCGGTATCCGCTTACCTACAATG
Coding sequences:
- a CDS encoding extracellular solute-binding protein, whose translation is MKSFSFNNSFIAGLIAAALLSCAACGGGGANSGAAGGSSRPDGVLTIYTYRALPGQDSVFQRFEQRSGLKLEVVEMPPFELAARLRKEGAESPADIVIFPEVSMAIRARQEGLLQSYKLPGIDQYFKDVLGDEQGYWTGLTRIVPAIAYSYERLNPANLKTWVDLAMPRFQGKVLAPSSEDPYLQSIVASFILHNGDQAARAWATAMVRNFAREPQGNTMDQLRGLAAGVGDVAITTASDLGYLRYPLTYNEYLIGEGARLIIPKNGQFNTHINVTCATVPKGGEVRKAVAFLEYMTSREAQMDYPRVAQEHPVNVMAIPSDYIIEEVGPVEEDDLELNLLGQYNQQARQILKEVGWK